CGTTTTCTCATCTGACGCGCCGTAAACCAGACGACCAATACGGCTGTGTATCATCGCACCCGCACACATGATGCACGGCTCCAGCGTGACATACAGCGTTGTCTCCAGCAGGCGATAGTTCTGCAACACCTGCCCTCCCTGCCGTAGCGCCATAATCTCAGCGTGTGCAGTAGGATCGTGATGCCCTATCGGCCGGTTCCACCCCTCGCCGATCGCTTCATTATCCAGCACCAGCACCGCACCAACCGGCACTTCACCTTCATCCTGAGCACGCTGAGCCAGCGTTAATGCATAGCGCATCCAGTATTCATCGTTAGGCAGGCTAACCACGTTTCCTCTCTCGAACATTCATATTTTGGCGGCGCATTATACCTATCTAGATGGCGTATTGAAGGCGTTACTCCAGCTGTTGCAGGCTACCTTCGGGGGTGACTCGCCAGCGGTGTTCGCAGAAATAGAGCAGCGGATTGTCCTGTTTGCTATCACTGTAACCGCTGTAGAGCTTGAGCGGCGCGCCTAAACGCTGCTCCATCTGAACGACTTTTTCATGCCCCAGACAACGCAGCGTCAACACCCAGCCGCCGTAGCGGCGTGTAATCTGGCTACCCATCAGGCGAACGCCGGGTAGGAAAGGTGAATCATAATAGACCTGTTCCACCAGCCGCTGCGGCGATCCGGTCACCAGCCAAACCTGCGCATCGCTGTCTTCAAGATAGGTTTTCAGCCGCTGCTGAACCTGTGGAAACGGGATGACATCATGGCGAAACGCACCGACAAATTGCTTTTCCAGTTGAACCAGTTCATCTTCAGAGCGCCCAAACGTAATCGCCCACAGCAGCCAGCTCATCGGCCAGCGCGCCGCGCGACCACGAATCAACAATCCCAGTCCAATAATAGGTAATAGCGGGATAACCAGAACGAGGTTTAACGGCAGCCGGCGAAGTAAAAAACGCAAAAAGCTGCCAAACATGTCCTGCTGATGCAACGTGCCATCCAGATCAAAAAAAACAATGCGTTGCTCTCGCTTATCACTCAAAACGTTTCTCCCGATTTACCTCAAAATAGCACCGACACCAAAATAATCTTATCCGCCAATCAGCGCCTCACGCAGGTAGCCGTTGTGCTGTTTCAGGCGCTCACGCGCCGCGTCGACATCAATATTCGCCAGAAGCATCAGAATCGCAGGCTTCACTTCGTTATCCGCCTGCACCAGCGCCTGCCGCGCCCTTTCCCGCTCGGCGCCCGTCGCTTCAACGACAATGCGGCAAGCGCGATCCAACAGCTTCACGTTGGTTGCCTTCACATCCACCATCAAATTCTGGTACACCTTTCCCAGCTTAACCATTACGCCGGTAGAAATCATATTCAGAACGAGTTTTTGCGCCGTTCCTGATTTCAGCCGCGTCGAGCCCGTTAACGCTTCCGGGCCAACCACCGGAGAAATCGCCACCTGCGCCTCCTGCGCGATAGGTGAATGTGGATTGCAGGAGATCGCCGCCGTCCGGCAGCCTACATCACGCGCATAGCGTAGCGCGCCAATCACATACGGCGTCCGGCCTGATGCCGCAAGGCCGATCACCATATCCACAGCGGTTAAATCCAGTGCTTTCAAATCCGCTTCACCGAGTGCGGGATCGTCTTCCGCGCCTTCCACAGCCTTCAGCAGCGCGCCCGGCCCACCGGCAATCAGGCCGATCACCAACCCGTGTGGTACGCCAAACGTTGGCGGACATTCTGAAGCATCTAGTACACCTAAACGGCCACTGGTGCCCGCACCCAGATAGATCAGCCGCCCACCCGCCTGTAGCGACGCCGTCGCCAGATCGACCGCTTCGGCAATCGCAGGTAAAACCTGCGCAATGGCTTCAGGCACTTTCCGATCTTCCTGGTTAAACGCGTGCATCATCTCCAGCGTAGAGAGCTGATCCAACGCCATCGTTGCCGGATTGCGCATTTCGGAAACCAGTTTCCCTAAATTAAGGTTATCGCCATTCATCACATCTGAATGCATTCCACTACCTCATGCTTTATCTACATGTTTATGACAAACCACTATTTTCACCACTATACTGCTTTTGAGGCCTGTGAAAGTACGCTATTCTGCATCGAATTCACTCTCCACATTTATCTCGCAAGGTAAACAGAGAAACCTCAGTGCGGCTCCTCGGGTTCAGACTCTCCAGTTACAAGCTCTTCTTTATTAGCTGTCTGCTGTTTCTGCTGGCGGGTTCGCTACGTGCTGACTGGGATTTTATTACCATTAATCAGCGAACCGAGCAGCTTTATGGCCCGGCAACGCCCGATGCTCGTCGCCGAATAGATGAATGGCAGACGCTGTTGGTCAATTCCCGCAATAAAGAGGAAAAGGCGCTGCTGAGCAGCGTGAACCAATTTTTCAATGACCATATGCTGTTTCGCGATGATATCGTCGTCTGGAATCAGGAAGATTATTGGGCAACCCCGATTGAAGCACTGCGTAAAGGTGCCGGGGACTGCGAAGATTACGCGCTCGCCAAGTATTTTACGCTGCGCCATTTAGGCGTCCCGGCGGATAAATTACGTATTACCTATGTTAAAGCCGTGCGTCTGAATAAGGCGCATATGGTGGTGACTTATTATCCCACGCCCACCTCGATTCCACTGGTGCTGGATAATCTGACCGACAAGATCCAACCGGCGACAGAACGCAATGATTTAGTGCCGGTGTACGCCTTTAATGGCGGCGGGCTATGGCTGCCCGGTGCCAGCGGCAGCAACAAACGCGTCGGTGACAGTAAACGACTTTCACGCTGGCAGGACGTATTAACCAAAATGCGTGCCGAAGGGTTTTCAATTGAGGAGTAAGGGTAGGCTATGTCTCTATACAAACAATTACTGATAGCCATTTGCCTGTTTGTGCTAATTATTTTCAGCGGGAGTTTTTTCGTCAGCCTGGAAAATTCGCGTGAACAGTACAATAACCAGCTTCACTCTCACGCGCAGGATGCCGCCACCGCGCTTGGGCTTTCCCTGACGCCAAATATTGATGACCCGGCAATGGTAGAGCTGATGGTCAGCTCAATTTTCGACAGCGGCTATTTTTCCAGTATTCGCGTGCGAGATTTAAAAACCGGCAACGTCACGCTGGAGCGTACCGCCTCGCCAGATATCCCTGACGTACCGGCCTGGTTTGTCCAGTTAGTGAACCTGCAACCCGGTGCAGGCGAAGCCATCGTGATGCGCGGCTGGGAACAGGCGGCAAAAGTTGAAGTCATCAGCCACCCGATGTTCGCAGTCACCCGCCTGTGGCGCAGCAGTACCGCGTCTTTCCTGTGGCTGCTCGGCTGTGGCACGCTGGGCGTGTTTATCGGCGCGCTGTTCTTGCGCCGTCAGTTACGTCCGCTCGATTATATCGTCGATCAATCGCTGGCAATTACCCGCCGCGAATTCCTTAGCCAGCCAGATTTACCCAATACGCCGGAATTTCGCCGCGTCGCACAGGCGATGAATCTGATGGTCAGCAAGCTCAAAACGCTGTTCGAAGAGGAAGCGGAACGAAGCGAGCGCTTACGTCAGGAAGCCTATCAGGATCCTCAAACCGGATTGAATAACCGCCGCGCGTTTGACATGCAGTTCAACGATAAGCTGGCTGATGAGGAAACGGCACCTGGATTCCTTATCATGATTCGCGTTCAGGATCTGGCGGGAATGAACCAACGGCTGGGCGGTCAGCGTACCGATGCGCTATTAGCCTCCGTCGGGCATATCCTGCGTAACACACAGAAACAGCATACGAATGCAGAGAGCCTGCTGGCGCGCATCCGCGGGGGAGAATTTGCACTATTCTGCCCAGGGCTGGTCGATAAAGAAGCCTATGCGCTCATTGGCGAACTGACGCGCAATATCGAAACGTTGCATCTGACAGGCGAAACCGACGTTTCCCCTGTCGCCCAATTCGGCATGGTGCCTTTCCGTCCCGGCGATACCGCACAATCGCTATTTATCCAGGGCGATCAGGCGCTCACGCGAGCCGAAAGCAATACCGATACCAGCGCTCCTCATGAGATTCCGTCCGTCAGTGCCGAACAGGTCGAAACCGATCGCCATAGATGGTTTAACCTGCTCGACCCTATCCTTGAACAGGAACGTTTGCAGCTTTTCCTGCAGCCCGTCGTCGCCTGTGACGATCCCAGTCGAGTTCTCCATCACAAGGTGCTGGCTCGCATTCAGGATGAGCAAGGAAACAGTATCGCCGCAGGTCGTTTCCTGCCGTGGATCCAGCGCTTTGGCTGGGATACGCGTCTGGACCAGACGATGCTGCGTGAAGTGCTGGACTACCTTCGCCAGCACAATGGCAACCTCGCATTAAGCCTGTCCGGCACTACCGTCCTGAATCTTCATTTGCTCGCCGATCTGCTTGCTCCGCTAAAACATCAGCCGGATGTCGCCAGCCGACTGATTCTGGAGCTGGATGAAAACCAATTGCCAGACAGCGCCCAACTGGAAGCTTTAATCAAGTTATTGAATGAACATGGCTGTGCGCTGGGGCTACAGCATTTTGGTGGGCGCTTTAATATGATAGGCAACTTGTCCCAGTGGGGGCTGGCGCATCTGAAAGTCGATGGCAGCTACATCCGTAATATCGACCAGGAAGACGATAAGCAAATGTTTATCGAGGCGCTGTATCGCGCCACCAACAGCATTGCTCTGCCGCTCATCGCCGAACGTGTTGAAACTGCAGGTGAGATGAAAGTACTTCAGGAGATGGGTTTACAGGGCGCGATGGGACGGCTGCTGGGTGAACCGGCACCTGCGGTTAGAGTCTGATTGGCTAACCGCGTTTAATGCCCCCGGCTTCTCGCTACGATGTTGAGAAGCCGGAAACGGCTGAACGAAACGGTAGACATGGTTTATTCAAAACATGGTCTATTCAAAACATGGTCTATTCAAAACATGGTCTCTTCGTCGTCACCAATCAGCTTGTTCAATCCGCCATTTAACGCTTCACGCGCCTGCGCGCGATTAATCAACTTCAGCTGTGCCGCCTGAGGGAAATCAGTAATGCTCACCACACCTTTCTGAATCAACACCTGAATTAAATCCTCCAGCACGCGTACCATTTCCAGATCGCTTTGCCGTAGCTGCTCCAAACTGGACATCGCCGCCTGATGGCTGCGGAACCAGGCCTGTGCCTCGCGCGAATCATCCGGCAACTCGCCATTCATTTCAGGAAAAGGACGCTTTTCTACCTTCATCAGGTGGCCATCACTGTCGCGCTGGATATAAAACATTCTCGGAGACCTTTTAAATTTTTGATAAAGAAAGGAGCCGGACAGGCTCCCCCTTTTCGTCAGCTCGACTGTTCTGGTTTGCTGACCAGGCTTTCAAGCGACGGCAATGCACCGTTATAGTGTTCCAACGTAATCGACACTGCAACCGTTCCGCCTTTATCCGCCGTAAAGTTCCCCGCCGTGCTAACCTCAATCGTCGGTGAACCATGATTATCGGTGATACGAATATAGCGGCTAATATCGGTCCCTTCCTCCAGTTCGCCCACCAGATCGCTTAAATCAATCCGGTCACCTTCTTTGGCATTGAAGTCTTTGATCACATCGTTGCCGATATCGCCAGCCTGCCACTTAAAGATATCCGCGCCCGCGCCGCCGATGAGCGTATCGCCCCCCGGTCCACCGATCAGGATGTCATCCCCCGCACCACCGTAGAGCAGGTCATTCCCTTCTCCACCAATCAGCGTGTCATTTCCGCCCTGACCGAACAGAATGTCGTTCCCCGCTCCACCGTTGAGTGTGTCGTTGCCATCTTTCGCAGACGACAGATCAAACTCCGCGCCGTGCGTGGCAATATAGCTATGCATCTCTTTCGCCGTCGGTACGCCGGTTTGCATACCTAACTGCTTGCCAATGTAGTTCTGCAAGGCGGTGATACCGTTGCCGTCGATATTAGGAAACGACACCACATCGCCGAACAGAATGTCATTCCCCAATCCGCCATTAAGTTGGTCATTACCTGCATGCATTGACTCACTGCTGCCCAGAATCGCTTTATTCAGGTTAGCAGGGTCAATATGATCCTGAACCACGCCATCGGTGTCATAGCGCTTCAGCGTATTACCATTTAAATCCGCACCAATACCGATCGCTTCAATGGTTGACTGCTTCTTCAGTAAACTGAAAGCCTCAGTCGCATTGGTGTTGCTGACATCACGGTTACCAGAGTTATCGACCCAGTACCATTTGCCGCGGTAGTCCTGCGCCCAGTAGCTGCTGTTATTACCCACGCCGCCCAGAGAGGAGATTTCATACGTTCCATCCCCCTGTGCGTGTACCTGACCAATCACCGTACCCGTGACTTGATTGCTTTTATCACTCCATGCATATTGATAGACGTTCCCTTTGCTATCAATCACTTCACGCACTGCACCGCGAACATCCATAGAGTAGGACTGCCCGGGTTTGTAGGCGAAACTATCGATGTTCAGCGTTTGGTTCCAGTCACTCACTTTCACGACATCGGTTTCATTCTTCTGATAGAACGTTGGCTCACCATCGGTAATGAAGTACGTCAGGTTATTACCCACATTCTTTTTCACCGCATCGCTTTGGAACCAGTTAGCCGTCGTCTTGAATACATCTTCATAGTTGGTTCCACCGCCTTTCTCCGATCCGCCAACCATTGAGTTCAATACAGCGGTCAGCTTATTCAGCGCATTGGTGTCGCTCAGGTTTACGGATGCGGTTTTCCCCACCTGCGTATCAAAGTCAGCCAGGAAAATGTTCACCGTACCGGAATTCACACCACTTGCGCTGTTGATCAGGCTTTTGAACACATTACTCAACGACGTACGCGTATTCTCAATATCCGTTGACGACATACTGCCGGATGAATCGACCATAAAGGCAATGTTGTAATTCTGTCCTTCAATGATCTGCAAACCAGACACATCCGCGACCATCACATCGTGGCTGTGCGTACCGGACATGTTGTCATCGCCTATCGTACCAACGCTCATGCCATACTGCTCAACGCCTCCGGCAGAGTAACCCGTCGCCGTGTCATGGTTGGCAATTTCTGTCGATGTCGCCTGCGCCACCACGTTGAATTTACCCGCATCGACAGGCACTTCGAGCGTAATCTTGCCAGCCAGCGTCTGGGCATTGTTGGCGTTCTTGATGAGATACGATCCATCGTCACCAACGGTATACGTCACATTGTTAATGTGGTCAGTCAGCACTGTTCCTTTCGGGATCCCTGTGAG
The genomic region above belongs to Pectobacterium colocasium and contains:
- the tadA gene encoding tRNA adenosine(34) deaminase TadA; translation: MFERGNVVSLPNDEYWMRYALTLAQRAQDEGEVPVGAVLVLDNEAIGEGWNRPIGHHDPTAHAEIMALRQGGQVLQNYRLLETTLYVTLEPCIMCAGAMIHSRIGRLVYGASDEKTGAAGSLVDILRHPGMNHQIVIESGILADECSATLSAFFRLRREQHKARRAAVKNAAQE
- the lapD gene encoding cyclic di-GMP receptor LapD → MSLYKQLLIAICLFVLIIFSGSFFVSLENSREQYNNQLHSHAQDAATALGLSLTPNIDDPAMVELMVSSIFDSGYFSSIRVRDLKTGNVTLERTASPDIPDVPAWFVQLVNLQPGAGEAIVMRGWEQAAKVEVISHPMFAVTRLWRSSTASFLWLLGCGTLGVFIGALFLRRQLRPLDYIVDQSLAITRREFLSQPDLPNTPEFRRVAQAMNLMVSKLKTLFEEEAERSERLRQEAYQDPQTGLNNRRAFDMQFNDKLADEETAPGFLIMIRVQDLAGMNQRLGGQRTDALLASVGHILRNTQKQHTNAESLLARIRGGEFALFCPGLVDKEAYALIGELTRNIETLHLTGETDVSPVAQFGMVPFRPGDTAQSLFIQGDQALTRAESNTDTSAPHEIPSVSAEQVETDRHRWFNLLDPILEQERLQLFLQPVVACDDPSRVLHHKVLARIQDEQGNSIAAGRFLPWIQRFGWDTRLDQTMLREVLDYLRQHNGNLALSLSGTTVLNLHLLADLLAPLKHQPDVASRLILELDENQLPDSAQLEALIKLLNEHGCALGLQHFGGRFNMIGNLSQWGLAHLKVDGSYIRNIDQEDDKQMFIEALYRATNSIALPLIAERVETAGEMKVLQEMGLQGAMGRLLGEPAPAVRV
- the yfhb gene encoding phosphatidylglycerophosphatase C produces the protein MSDKREQRIVFFDLDGTLHQQDMFGSFLRFLLRRLPLNLVLVIPLLPIIGLGLLIRGRAARWPMSWLLWAITFGRSEDELVQLEKQFVGAFRHDVIPFPQVQQRLKTYLEDSDAQVWLVTGSPQRLVEQVYYDSPFLPGVRLMGSQITRRYGGWVLTLRCLGHEKVVQMEQRLGAPLKLYSGYSDSKQDNPLLYFCEHRWRVTPEGSLQQLE
- the murQ gene encoding N-acetylmuramic acid 6-phosphate etherase yields the protein MHSDVMNGDNLNLGKLVSEMRNPATMALDQLSTLEMMHAFNQEDRKVPEAIAQVLPAIAEAVDLATASLQAGGRLIYLGAGTSGRLGVLDASECPPTFGVPHGLVIGLIAGGPGALLKAVEGAEDDPALGEADLKALDLTAVDMVIGLAASGRTPYVIGALRYARDVGCRTAAISCNPHSPIAQEAQVAISPVVGPEALTGSTRLKSGTAQKLVLNMISTGVMVKLGKVYQNLMVDVKATNVKLLDRACRIVVEATGAERERARQALVQADNEVKPAILMLLANIDVDAARERLKQHNGYLREALIGG
- a CDS encoding tryptophan synthase subunit beta translates to MFYIQRDSDGHLMKVEKRPFPEMNGELPDDSREAQAWFRSHQAAMSSLEQLRQSDLEMVRVLEDLIQVLIQKGVVSITDFPQAAQLKLINRAQAREALNGGLNKLIGDDEETMF
- the lapG gene encoding cysteine protease LapG produces the protein MRLLGFRLSSYKLFFISCLLFLLAGSLRADWDFITINQRTEQLYGPATPDARRRIDEWQTLLVNSRNKEEKALLSSVNQFFNDHMLFRDDIVVWNQEDYWATPIEALRKGAGDCEDYALAKYFTLRHLGVPADKLRITYVKAVRLNKAHMVVTYYPTPTSIPLVLDNLTDKIQPATERNDLVPVYAFNGGGLWLPGASGSNKRVGDSKRLSRWQDVLTKMRAEGFSIEE